The following proteins come from a genomic window of Dysidea avara chromosome 12, odDysAvar1.4, whole genome shotgun sequence:
- the LOC136240309 gene encoding mediator of RNA polymerase II transcription subunit 14-like: MANTSIPLSNLIGHLVYKSYHELTVLSELLPKKSDVERKIELVEYARTTRLLFIRLLALVKWAGSATNLTKCDELSEALDQRSQLYIDTADQLLMLSRNTLVNASLPNFSLAGAIDVLTLGKYPRLPTCIHDSIVPLLPLPREESLKVCEQLEHVIQQRLAVSQLPEQFLKNSRIANGQVVFNVPREFEVSLTLLGDDPNLPWRLLKLDILVGKQLPGGIGDTLVHSKQKEYLHQLLQSRLFTDQSPIMDLCDTLHTFCIALKLDLLHMQVQSISAQVAGDHVRVEEYSPGKLLRILYWRPDPSQHYLPNFMMEQSSVIGKVTITIGGNSCDQSFQLDHTPSLPECGAQEACEMLDIWLLISRCVTMRSKMLLQNLLGIFKKTSFEPYVTMCSEPLSLQVQLLPGNSQVFLSVDRRVGRLIASVLPVTTNQVVLDKLEEMERDLLVNHSNLIKHLLSLQLMVAMAHVINTVIDCGLSYTTHLPILKPPPISLAHMIYVQLPNIPNNYLVVGVNHRDGYYGVEYTHYLLETLHVPSVPLPHLGGVGEPSVFLATRSLVLLDDQAVLSDSNRSIPVSTSRMLLKRKFDQSALKLPSARSLCLVARADMSVDVCARLCACKASTTHLIRQLSRVGIVHHMMHSEAHMSSVVHVLQLPHPPGCDIDSYTLLSNKLQSCEIRWCDGKWLVKLQLLQDVVSVLQPGMIVCRYQYQFSDDVGEKLLQDWTSLLKLLGPVLELASYEREGSAAVEGWNVTEFDYHKLKISHRSSEKLTIVAEKGRLSLLLADDNPFNLVHASLELMLNRSLCLPLLLQGMQSTLQPMILLQGLHNEIKQHPQQFIHIQSKSPSQVILIFHNIYSIEFYLNADSTVTIADGGSSTDPSGVHGRTTPLWYLQSFLQRLLQDQQGGGAPGDDTTVMSVSSVSAPLSATPSLPSARSTATPVLAPSPHPIASPRPSPIVSLSSPSPPPLPSLPPLPSPHATVERRTNSKGSWSRVLSWEQFQSLLNYETDGQCPLSRFLGNFYLLNQFNVQVKQDKMQSGLSREGQIQLRSVDRGVYVFHTDTLDMHIAMDNSTFQKLTFTVQPAQEHVWNDGELETLCNYFHSQVSQPPYSGHAVTAFVRLLSVPLRVLKSCVHLMQLQMSPPAESYWHVRLCLTVPHTIDAPDIAVPGNPAVAFRGKLLTFLEFRGVRSYPGLELVIPILHDPMAKSNSTHLAKLQHAPNTSQLKISIMQAMDTVLRSTAQEYHATPPLQQESSLYPCIQAIVNNPLTINE; encoded by the exons ATGGCCAACACGAGTATACCGCTATCGAACTTAATAGGACACTTGGTGTATAAGAGCTATCATGAGTTAACTGTGTTGTCTGAGTT ATTACCAAAGAAATCAGATGTTGAAAG GAAGATTGAACTGGTGGAATATGCTAGGACAACTAGGCTGCTGTTCATACGACTGTTAGCCCTCGTAAAGTGGGCTGGGTCAGCTACTAACTTGACTAAATGTGAT GAGTTGTCCGAGGCATTAGACCAGAGGTCACAATTGTACATTGACACTGCAGATCAACTATTGATGTTATCCAGGAACACTTTAGTGAATGCCAG CTTACCAAACTTCAGTCTTGCTGGAGCCATAGATGTGTTGACACTGGGCAAGTATCCACGACTACCAACATGTATCCATGACAGTATTGTACCCTTGTTACCGCTACCCCGGGAAGAGAGCCTCAAAGTGTGTGAACAACTGGAGCATGTAATCCAACAACGTTTGGCAGTTAGTCAACTACCAGAGCAATTTCTGAAGAACTCCAGAATTG CTAATGGTCAAGTTGTGTTTAATGTTCCACGAGAGTTTGAAGTGTCCCTCACACTCCTTGGTGATGATCCCAACTTGCCATGGCGATTGCTCAAACTGGATATTTTGGTGGGGAAACAGTTACCAG GTGGTATAGGAGACACACTGGTACACAGTAAACAGAAGGAATATCTTCATCAGTTACTGCAATCAAGATTGTTCACTGATCAATCTCCTATAATGGACCTGTGTGACACACTGC ATACATTTTGTATTGCTCTCAAACTGGACTTGCTACATATGCAG GTGCAGTCCATCAGTGCACAAGTTGCTGGGGATCATGTGAGAGTGGAAGAATATTCTCCAGGGAAGCTGCTACGTATATTGTACTGGCGACCAGACCCTTCACAACATTACCTACCAAACTTCATGATGGAACAGTCATCAG TGATTGGGAAGGTTACCATAACGATTGGTGGTAACTCATGTGATCAGTCATTTCAACTGGACCACACTCCCTCCTTGCCAGAGTGCGGGGCACAAGAAGCCTGTGAAATGCTAGATATTTGGCTGTTAATCAGTCGCTGTGTAACAATGAGGTCTAAGATGTTACTACAG AATCTGTTGGGTATATTCAAGAAAACTTCATTTGAACCTTATG TGACCATGTGCAGTGAGCCCCTCAGTCTACAAGTACAGCTGTTGCCTGGCAACAGTCAGGTTTTCTTGTCAGTTGATCGTAGGGTTGGCCGACTGATTGCTAGTGTGTTGCCAGTGACAACCAATCAAG ttgTGTTAGATAAATTGGAGGAGATGGAAAGAGATTTGTTAGTGAATCACTCCAACCTGATCAAACATTTGTTGTCTCTGCA GTTGATGGTTGCTATGGCTCATGTGATCAACACGGTGATCGATTGTGGTCTTAGTTACACGACACACCTCCCCATCCTCAAGCCTCCACCCATTTCTCTAGCTCACATGATCTATGTTCAACTACCAAACATCCCCAACAATTATCTG GTAGTTGGTGTCAACCATAGAGATGGTTACTATGGTGTGGAGTATACACATTACCTCTTGGAGACACTACATGTGCCGTCTGTCCCACTGCCACACCTAGGAGGCGTAGGAGAACCGAGTGTCTTCTTGGCTACTCGATCACTAGTGCTCCTTGATGATCAAGCTGTGTTGTCTGACAGTAATCGTAGCATCCCTG TGTCTACAAGCAGAATGTTGCTGAAACGGAag tTTGACCAAAGTGCCTTGAAGTTGCCGAGTGCTAGAAGCCTGTGTCTTGTTGCTAGGGCAGATATGTCAGTTGATGTGTGTGCTCGTCTCTGTGCTTGTAAGGCTTCCACTACCCACCTCATTAGACAGCTAAGTAGGGTTGGAATTGTTCATCACATGATGCATAGTGAGGCTCACATGAGCTCAGTGGTTCACGTCCTCCAATTGCCACACCCCCCTGGCTGTGACATAGACTCGTACACATTGCTAAGCAACAAGCTACAGAGTTGTGAGATACGGTGGTGTGATGGAAAATGGCTTGTGAAG CTTCAGTTACTACAAGATGTCGTGTCAGTGTTACAGCCGGGTATGATCGTGTGTCGCTACCAGTACCAGTTCAGTGATGATGTGGGAGAGAAGCTTCTTCAAGACTGGACTAGTTTGTTGAAGTTGTTGGGACCAGTACTAGAACTGGCTAGCTATGAGAGAG AGGGTTCAGCAGCAGTGGAGGGGTGGAACGTGACAGAATTTGATTATCACAAACTGAAGATCAGCCATCGAAGCAGTGAAAAG CTGACGATAGTGGCGGAGAAGGGAAGGTTGTCCCTTCTGTTAGCTGATGATAATCCTTTCAATTTGGTACATGCTAGTTTGGAGCTGATGTTAAACAGGTCACTGTGTCTTCCCCTACTGCTGCAG GGTATGCAGTCAACTTTACAGCCAATGATATTACTGCAAGGACTGCACAATGAGATCAAACAACATCCACAACAG TTTATACACATTCAGAGCAAGTCACCATCTCAAGTGATCCTGATATTTCACAACAT CTACTCTATAGAGTTCTACTTGAATGCTGACTCAACAGTTACTATAGCAG ATGGTGGCAGCAGCACAGACCCAAGTGGTGTCCACGGCAGGACAACCCCACTATGGTACCTTCAG TCATTCCTACAAAGACTGTTACAAGATCAACAAGGAGGAGGAGCCCCTGGGGATGACACTACTGTCATGTCAGTATCATCAGTGAGTGCACCACTCTCAGCCACACCCTCTTTGCCATCTGCAAGATCAACAGCCACACCTGTGCTAGCTCCATCCCCTCATCCGATAGCGTCACCTCGTCCATCTCCCATTGTCTCCTTGTCGTCCCCTTCTCCACCCCCTCTACCGTCACTGCCGCCGTTGCCTAGTCCCCACGCTACTGTTGAGCGACGCACCAATAGCAAAGGGTCATGGTCCCGGGTGTTGTCATGGGAACAATTTCAATCATTGCTGAACTATGAGACAGATGGCCAGTGCCCACTAAGTCGTTTCCTTGGCAACTTTTACTTGTTAAACCAGTTTAATGTACAAGTCAAACAGGACAAGATGCAGTCAGGGTTGTCTCGTGAAGGACAGATACAACTACGGTCGGTTGACAGGGGAGTGTATGTATTCCACACTGATACACTAGACATGCATATTGCCATGGATAATAGCACATTTCAGAAGTTGACGTTCACTGTACAACCTGCTCAAG AACACGTTTGGAATGATGGTGAACTGGAAACTTTGTGCAACTACTTTCACTCCCAG GTGTCTCAACCTCCATATTCTGGCCATGCTGTCACAGCATTTGTCCGGCTTCTGAGTGTACCACTAAGAGTGCTTAAGAGCTGTGTACATCTCATGCAACTGCAAATG TCACCTCCAGCTGAGAGCTACTGGCACGTACGATTGTGTCTCACCGTCCCTCACACCATCGATGCACCTGACATTGCCGTGCCTGGCAATCCTGCAGTGGCCTTTAGAGGCAAACTACTAACCTTT CTGGAGTTCCGAGGAGTAAGATCATATCCCGGACTAGAGCTAGTCATTCCTATACTACATGATCCAATGGCTAAGTCTAACAGTACTCATTTAGCCAAGTTGCAACATGCTCCTAACACTTCTCAACTTAAGATCTCCATCATGCAGGCTATGGACACTGTGCTACGCAGTACTGCACAGGAATATCATG CTACACCTCCACTACAACAAGAGTCATCACTCTACCCTTGTATACAAGCTATTGTTAATAACCCGTTAACAATTAATGAATGA
- the LOC136240318 gene encoding sperm axonemal maintenance protein CFAP97D1-like codes for MTPPLLPWRLQTFIMDAKKYTSANKSRKSVYQPVTAVKPACNQTLRRKWDDQTYSKHRERVKNARSLIDNKAPRIYYPMNLKKAQAEEQRKARIDQSNRMMLEKIAHIMKTKGGVDDWNNEYTNNKPIHSTFHQIFRQQQLDRINNDNKILMERLQSVKPYYNKSEWVNHHLKHLRHSTYISQFNPSWMRSNDKLQSLLKV; via the exons ATGACACCTCCTTTGTTACCATGGAGATTACAAACATTTATCATGGACGCCAAGAAATACACTAGCGCTAATAAAAGCAGGAAAAGTGTTTATCAGCCAGTGACGGCGGTAAAGCCAGCTTGTAACCAAACACTTAGAAGGAAATGGGACGACCAGACGTATTCTAAGCATAGAGAGCGAGTGAAGAACGCTCGTTCATTGATAGACAATAAAGCACCAAGAATATATTACCCCATGAACTTGAAGAAGGCCCAG GCGGAGGAGCAGAGAAAGGCTAGGATAGATCAGAGCAATAGGATGATGTTAGAGAAGATTGCTCACATCATGAAGACTAAGGGAGGAGTGGACGACTGGAATAATGAATACACTAACAACAA GCCTATACACAGTACATTCCACCAAATATTCCGTCAACAACAACTGGATCGTATTAATAACGATAACAAGATATTGATGGAACGACTGCAGTCAGTTAAACCATATTACAACAAGAGTGAATGG GTCAACCATCATCTTAAACACCTCAGACACTCTACCTACATCTCACAGTTCAATCCTAGTTGGATGAGGAGCAATGATAAACTGCAGTCTCTTTTGAAAGTGTGA
- the LOC136240314 gene encoding uncharacterized protein, giving the protein MINVCNLHGNKGGVMHKNYQPVLPSTNKLLKKKWDDTYYNEHRRLVKTAKPMVDTSAPKQHPHVISKQKKEQLQRERAEVIDRDNMTLLKKMDCISHRKPGGPGLDHINQYHGRHHSLNLEQRDRTFRRVAKENEATLKRIQQVQPYYKTSQWINDWREKQKLTQLITCYPQGMPTKSTSSMNSVKVSDKDDDEVSLGTGKEQPDNLQADSDLQTNCDLQLGKQSLDSQPKMTTSDLQTGKESSNGQPEMTSDELQTSKESSDGQPKTSSDLQMDHKDDQSTGTPPDQKDDQVTGVNTEE; this is encoded by the exons ATGATAAATGTTTGTAATCTCCATGGTAACAAAGGAGGTGTCATGCATAAGAACTACCAGCCTGTATTGCCGTccacaaacaagttactgaAGAAGAAATGGGATGACACGTACTATAACGAGCACAGGAGACTG gtgaAGACGGCGAAGCCCATGGTGGACACTAGCGCTCCAAAACAACATCCACACGTGATCAGCAAACAGAAGAAAGAGCAG CTGCAGAGAGAACGAGCTGAAGTGATAGACAGGGACAACATGACACTACTGAAGAAGATGGACTGTATCAGTCATCGTAAGCCAGGAGGACCAGGGTTGGACCATATTAACCAATATCATGGGAGACACCACAG TCTCAACTTGGAGCAAAGAGACCGGACATTTAGGAGAGTTGCGAAAGAGAATGAG GCAACACTGAAGAGGATACAACAAGTTCAACCATATTACAAGACCTCACAATGG ATCAATGACTGGAGGGAGAAACAGAAATTGACACAATTGATTACATGTTATCCTCAGGGAATGCCCACGAAG AGCACATCAAGTATGAACAGTGTAAAGGTGTCTGATAAAGATGACGATGAAGTGTCCTTAGGAACAGGCAAAGAGCAGCCAGATAACCTACAAGCTGATAGTGACTTACAAACAAACTGTGACTTACAATTGGGCAAGCAGTCTCTAGACAGTCAGCCAAAAATGACCACCAGTGACTTACAAACAGGCAAAGAGTCATCTAATGGCCAACCAGAAATGACCAGTGATGAATTACAAACAAGCAAAGAGTCTTCTGATGGCCAGCCAAAAACTAGTAGTGACTTACAAATGGATCATAAAGATGACCAATCAACAGGCACACCTCCTGATCAAAAAGATGACCAAGTTACAGGAGTGAATACAGAAGAATGA
- the LOC136240316 gene encoding AMMECR1-like protein, with translation MSDDEQQKAVGSQERPLNGVVPVNGYPQRVVCAEMCCYCFDTLINYLYQLPLPRVPRFTTKDYPLFVTWKTGADRKLRGCIGTFTAMSVNKGLSEYAIQSSQKDGRFKPIGKEDVPKLECGVSLLTNFEKASDYLDWEIGVHGIQIEFPLKGTLKTATYLPEISHEQGWTKLQAINSLLKKGGYREHITEDFRKSINLVRYQSEKSIVTYEEYCRYRRKHRSSS, from the exons ATGTCCGATGATGAACAGCAGAAGGCGGTGGGGTCTCAAGAACGGCCACTGAACGGAGTGGTCCCAGTTAATGGGTACCCGCAGCGCGTTGTATGTGCTGAAATGTGTTGCTACTGTTTCGATACTCTCATCAACTATCTCTACCAACTACCTCTACCGCGAGTTCCTCGTTTCACTACTAAAGACTA TCCGTTGTTTGTCACGTGGAAAACAGGAGCTGATAGAAAGTTGAGAGGTTGTATTGGAACATTTACAGCCATGAGTGTCAATAAGGGATTATCAGAGTATGCCATTCAAAG TTCACAGAAGGATGGTAGGTTCAAACCAATTGGTAAGGAAGATGTCCCTAAGCTAGAGTGTGGTGTATCACTACTAACAAACTTTGAGAAAGCATCCGATTACCTGGACTGGGAG ATTGGTGTCCATGGAATACAAATAGAATTTCCTCTAAAGGGAACTCTTAAAACTGCCACTTACCTACCTGAGATATCACATGAGCAAG GTTGGACTAAACTACAAGCTATCAACTCACTGTTGAAGAAAGGTGGCTACAGGGAACATATTACTGAAGATTTCCGCAAGTCAATCAATTTAGTACGTTACCAGAGTGAGAAGAGCATTGTAACGTATGAAGAGTACTGTAGATATAGAAGGAAACACCGGTCTTCTTCATAG
- the LOC136240312 gene encoding uncharacterized protein: MATPQASANDVLFAGSLSKRTKYTKKWKKYYWRVLNSGILYYYKDVKHNKALGQMDIKRCCYDIRQGVDATSKVSFPGYIPKSCCISISLTDRNHYLYAETPASASEWARVLSSVSGIVSRRRSETDAQFRELEKRRVALRNARQRRSKRNRPDTISVDLVLECVEGEVEDIEDPYVTILPPSPSQMVAHFKKPSTATLLRRSASVPNALGDSNPQQLSVPVLFTASNSSMTSLYDDDTESVAPRKPARVAPPPPKSSTNCSAPKKPPRRRSFSEDHPVLQRNTLLRETRKAYKKRYCGSPEITSTTFTFGSLNDVHCKTAESTPMKNVINTGASPSPQSEASVEVVNVLQQSSVSSATSSQHSNLSPGILRNKQNSATPVKRFASKEKVARRKSLPEYAISPTRSTQASNSFVFPVPPPRPPSTFITPVNTAYTKQHNSTPMKRFTKTGSHRQSLPDFMACPELSPISPTVVKQLSKNLSPPAATTNRFHKTHRRQRSQPEFMTCPEVSPISPTMVKQLSKDLSPPVAATDRFHKTHQRRQSLPEFMSFAPVNNPENQRKLQKALGGAQPQSVMAQQAMIAELQIASQLNKPT; this comes from the exons ATGGCGACTCCGCAAGCATCTGCAAATGACGTCCTGTTTGCTGGCTCTCTTTCTAAAAGAACGAAGTACACGAAAAAGTGGAAGAAGTACTACTGGCGTGTTCTCAACAGTGGGATACTCTACTATTACAAAGACGTGAAGCACAATAAGGCACTTGGACAAATGGACATTAAGCGATGTTGCTATGACATAAGACAAGGAGTGGATGCTACTAGTAAAGTCTCGTTCCCTGGCTACATCCCAAAGTCTTGTTGCATCAGTATTTCACTGACCGATCGTAATCACTACCTCTATGCAGAGACACCAGCTAGTGCGAGTGAGTGGGCTCGCGTACTTAGCAGCGTCAGCGGAATTGTTAGTCGGCGCCGCTCGGAAACTGATGCCCAGTTTCGCGAGCTTGAAAAGAGAAGAGTAGCTTTGCGTAATGCAAGACAGAGACGTTCTAAACGGAACAGGCCAGACACGATCAGTGTTGATCTTGTATTGGAGTGTGTGGAGGG AGAGGTTGAGGACATAGAAGATCCGTATGTAACTATACTCCCACCATCACCATCTCAAATGGTTGCTCACTTTAAGAAACCTAGTACAGCAACGTTACTGCGGCGATCGGCATCTGTACCAAATGCACTTGGTGACAGCAATCCTCAACAATTGTCAGTTCCTGTGTTGTTCACTGCTAGTAATTCTAGTATGACATCTCTTTATGATGATGATACTGAGTCAGTAGCACCTCGTAAACCTGCTAGAGTAGCCCCACCCCCTCCTAAGTCTAGTACTAATTGTTCAGCCCCTAAGAAGCCACCTAGGAGGAGATCTTTTAGTGAGGATCATCCTGTTCTACAACGTAATACACTTTTACGAGAAACACGTAAAGCTTACAAGAAGAGATATTGTGGATCTCCTGAAATCACTTCAACCACATTTACATTTGGCAGTTTAAATGATGTGCACTGCAAAACAGCAGAAAGTACACCCATGAAGAATGTTATAAACACTGGAGCATCTCCTAGTCCTCAATCGGAGGCAAGTGTGGAGGTAGTGAACGTGTTACAGCAATCAAGTGTATCTAGTGCAACCTCATCACAACACTCTAATTTGTCACCTGGTATTCTGCGAAACAAACAGAATAGTGCCACACCTGTTAAACGTTTTGCTTCAAAAGAGAAGGTAGCTCGTAGGAAATCCCTTCCAGAGTATGCTATTAGTCCTACACGTTCTACACAGGCTTCTAATTCTTTTGTGTTCCCTGTTCCACCTCCAAGACCCCCATCAACATTTATTACTCCTGTGAACACTGCCTATACCAAGCAACACAACAGTACTCCAATGAAGAGGTTCACAAAGACGGGTTCTCATCGTCAGTCACTTCCAGACTTTATGGCTTGTCCTGAACTGTCTCCTATCAGTCCCACAGTGGTCAAGCAGCTCTCTAAGAATTTGTCACCGCcagcagcaacaacaaacaGGTTTCACAAAACTCACCGAAGACAGCGGTCACAACCAGAATTTATGACTTGTCCTGAAGTGTCCCCCATCAGTCCCACAATGGTCAAACAGCTCTCTAAGGACTTGTCACCACCAGTTGCAGCAACAGACCGCTTTCACAAAACTCATCAAAGACGGCAGTCACTTCCAGAATTCATGTCTTTTGCACCAGTCAATAATCCAGAGAACCAGAGAAAGTTACAGAAAGCTCTTGGAGGTGCTCAACCACAAAGTGTTATGGCTCAGCAG GCAATGATTGCAGAACTTCAGATTGCATCTCAACTTAACAAACCAACataa